One window of the Trifolium pratense cultivar HEN17-A07 linkage group LG2, ARS_RC_1.1, whole genome shotgun sequence genome contains the following:
- the LOC123905062 gene encoding transmembrane emp24 domain-containing protein p24delta9-like produces the protein MFGLNTQLFNLFFLLLLSLELFSYSVQSMRFDLPYGKGKLAGRCFSEHIKKSTMVVGNYSIVNPNEGHPLPANHTIIAQVSTHGGRAKYHVAERVQAGQFAFVAYESGDYQICFIDTTEDRQVTLSIDFDWRTGLPAVDRSNIAKKSHVDKMVQEVQIMHEIALAIKEEMSYLLQRNREMLEINWVIDNRMFMLIFVSFFVSFSVAGLQLWHLKSFFQKNKIL, from the exons atgtttgGATTAAATACACAACTATTCAACTTGttttttcttctacttttaTCTTTGGAACTGTTTTCATATTCAGTTCAATCTATGAGATTTGATTTACCATATGGTAAAGGTAAATTAGCTGGAAGATGCTTCTCCGAACACATAAAAAAGAGTACAATGGTAGTTGGCAATTACTCCATTGTCAATCCAAATGAAGGTCACCCTTTGCCAGCAAACCACACTATTATTGCTCAG GTGTCGACACATGGAGGTAGGGCCAAATATCATGTTGCAGAACGTGTTCAAGCAGGGCAATTTGCATTTGTGGCATATGAAAGTGGTGACTACCAAATATGTTTCATTGATACAACTGAAGATCGACAAGTAACACTCTCTATTGATTTTGATTGGAGAACTGGATTGCCAGCCGTAGATCGCTCCAATATTGCAAAGAAAAGCCACGTTGAT AAAATGGTACAAGAGGTACAAATTATGCATGAAATTGCCTTGGCCATTAAGGAGGAGATGTCTTATCTTCTTCAACG aaaTAGAGAAATGTTAGAGATCAACTGGGTAATCGACAATAGAATGTTCATGTTGATTTTCGTCTCATTTTTTGTTAGCTTCTCAGTAGCAGGGTTACAACTATGGCACTTGAAGagcttttttcaaaaaaataaaatcttataa
- the LOC123905063 gene encoding transmembrane emp24 domain-containing protein p24delta9-like, with amino-acid sequence MNTFGLNTQQSYLFFLLLLSLGLFSYSVQSMRFDLSHGKSARCFFEDIQKISTMVYGNYSIVNPNKGHPLHPNHTITVQVTHAEDGGKYHLAERVQAGQFAFTAYQTGDYLVCFMLTDDDPQLTFSVDFDWKTGVTAKGRPNIVKKSNIDYMTYEVQIMQETALAIKEEMSYLLQRNTEMLELNWMTDNRMLLFIFVSYFICFSVAGLQLWHLKTFFQKKKLI; translated from the exons ATGAATACGTTTGGATTAAACACACAACAAtcctatttgttttttcttctacttttaTCTTTGGGATTGTTTTCATATTCAGTTCAATCCATGAGATTTGATTTGTCACATGGTAAATCAGCAAGATGCTTCTTTGAAGACATACAAAAGATTAGTACAATGGTATATGGCAATTATTCCATTGTCAATCCTAATAAGGGTCACCCTTTGCACCCTAACCACACTATTACTGTTCAg GTTACACATGCAGAAGACGGAGGCAAATATCATTTAGCAGAGCGTGTTCAAGCAGGGCAATTTGCATTTACGGCATATCAAACTGGTGATTATCTTGTATGTTTCATGCTTACAGATGATGATCCTCAATTAACATTCTCTGTCGATTTTGATTGGAAAACTGGAGTTACAGCTAAAGGTCGCCCTAATATTGTAAAGAAAAGCAACATTGAT TATATGACATATGAAGTACAAATTATGCAAGAAACTGCCTTGGCCATTAAGGAGGAGATGTCTTATCTTCTTCAACG AAATACAGAAATGCTAGAGCTCAATTGGATGACAGACAATAGAATGTTATTGTTTATTTTCGTTTCATACTTTATTTGCTTCTCAGTAGCAGGGTTACAACTATGGCACTTGAAGACattttttcagaaaaagaaactcatataa
- the LOC123905064 gene encoding uncharacterized protein LOC123905064: protein MDSLPSVSPSMVLPPTNPFRRNTRRLSLFSRHPRLPPRLFSAPRFRTRRRKDVSCNVGSVGGTAGEDDEVEKALHMDGTIPGSSNEFLKRVSSRAYDMRRNLHQSFDSSSYDVLDDNPWREASKPVYVLTQKENQLCTMKTRRNISEVERELGLLFSKGSNRRAAIGNQSKQAKGGTKFPMQVEDIREGVLVFEDENEAAKYCDLLQGGCEGVAEIDASSIFDLCKKMRALAVLFRRGRTPPVPENLKLNLRARKRSLEDQDDLI, encoded by the exons ATGGATTCTCTTCCTTCAGTATCTCCTTCCATGGTTTTACCTCCAACCAATCCTTTCCGTCGCAATACTCGACgcctttctctcttctctcgcCATCCTCGTCTTCCTCCAAGACTCTTCTCTGCTCCTCGCTTCCGAACAAGGAGGAGAAAGGATGTCTCGTGCAACGTCGGTAGCGTAGGAGGAACCGCAGGAGAAGATGATGAGGTGGAGAAGGCGCTTCATATGGACGGTACAATTCCTGGAAGCTCCAATGAGTTCCTGAAACGCGTTTCCTCCCGCGCTTATGATATGCGTAGGAATCTCCATCAGTCTTTTGATTCTAGCAGCTATGATG TTTTGGATGACAACCCTTGGAGAGAAGCTTCAAAGCCTGTGTATGTACTTACTCAGAAGGAAAACCAATTGTGCACGATGAAAACACGAAGAAATATAAG CGAAGTTGAAAGAGAGCTTGGTTTATTGTTTTCTAAAGGAAGCAACAGGAGAGCTGCAATAGGAAATCAGTCTAAACAAGCAAAGGGAGGGACAAAATTTCCAATGCAGGTTGAAGATATTAGAGAGGGAGTTCTG GTTTTTGAAGATGAAAATGAGGCAGCGAAATATTGTGACTTGCTTCAAGGAGGTTGTGAGGGTGTTGCCGAGATAGACGCTTCATCG ATATTTGATCTTTGCAAGAAAATGAGGGCTCTTGCAGTTCTATTCCGCAGAGGCAGGACACCTCCTGTACCTGAAAACCTTAAGCTCAATCTGCGAGCTCGAAAACGGTCCCTTGAAGACCAAGATGATTTGATATGA